ctattgaaaaatattaactcaTTATTGAAAGTGATATTTTTAATGTGAatatcaaatttattattttttttaaagcaattacacaaaatttactCGTCTTAAGACAATAAAACTTTTCGTATGCATTTTATTATGAGTAATGTCAGATAAAAGTTTCAAATATACGATCTTAATGTAAAGATGTGGACTCCATCAACATCAAAAAGtgaattttctttacttttttacgatagaatctattttttataaaggaCTTGAGTAATTCTATTCGATGTCGTCAGTCCGGATACCAATGGGATCACCAACGATTTTATCATCATGTTTTGCATGCTGTTTAATCATCTATGCCTAGCTTTTATAGATCTCTTTACATAGTGAAGTGGacttttttatcttcttcaatTCATCATATGTGTTATCTcgtattttagtatattttaattatataattattttatttattttaaatattggctttcttgttttaaatttaatgtgtttcttgttagatttattttataatttttaagttgtaaaatttattttggatttgctttcttgatattaattattgttttgtatttaaaatgctctttattttaaagtaatttattgttgaattttattattttatttattaagtcactgctttaattttaacttgctgttttatttaacttgctggtttgaaatcattttcgttggatcaatttttAGATCCAAGATGAAAATGatagatctcatttctttctctccatttttcttttccctctttctcttttttttttttttcctcccctgCTTCTACCTTGCACCCGACGGTCCCTGTCCCCTCTCAAACCTGTGCGCCTCTCAGCCCAACAGCGCCGCCGTGCAGCCAACCCAACCACATCGACCACCTCACCGCCACCCCCTCACGCCGGTGACCTCACCCAACCTAGCCACCACCCCCACGCCCCACCCTTCTCTCTCCTAACCATGTAGAGCCTGAAATGACCAAAAATTCACAGCGCTGTTGTGCGCCGTTCACCACCACCACTATAGCTTCCCCTCTCGCCGGCCATCATCCTCCACCAAGCTCAGCCCCTAGCTCCCAACTGTTTGCTCCCACGAAGCCGCACGATCTTGGAACTCATGCaccgccgtcgcaccaccttgGGCTGCCACATCTTTACCACTTCACCTCCAGCCTCATAGCTACCTAACCCACCCTTCCTCAGCCCCGATCTGCCACCTTTGAAGTCCCTTGAGCTTTATCTCCGATTTGGACTTTTTGGCTTTCAACCGTCGCCCACAGCCAACCATCATTACCTTTAGTTTCATCAATACCCCTAAACCATTCCTTAACCATCCCAAGTCTttgtttgtccccattcaaaattgGGTATTTTGAAACCCACGGCCTTAGCCCAAATTGCACCGTTATGTTGCTTTGCCGCCGTCTCTTGCACCTTATTGATCTTccgaaaattatattatagtgctgtaagtatttttcaaacaaccttttgaaatttaaatatattttacactaaataaatatttgtgatctggttggttgtgccgAATTGAGTCCGAAAAGTTTGGGGGTCGATTGGATTTGGATGATGaagttgtttgtgtgattgaTTTATATtgggattggttggttgttgttTATTTGTGTCGTCTCATATACATTGCATATTGACAcgtatgttcatgtttgtaaagaaaaactgagttttcatataattgcatgcatgttcatgtgtatatttgaaaactggattttcatgtgataagtgattttgggtatatttgaaATGAACAGATTGAATGGTTTGAGAAAGAGTTATtgtagggatagtggtaagTATGGACAGTAGTAGAGTCCTGCCTATGATTCCCTGCTACGGTGCATGcggtagagatggtggtaagtagggatgatggtagagtcccgcctacgaTGCACTCggtaggaatggtggtaagtagggatggtaGTAAAGTCCTGCCTTtgattcccgcctatagtgTTCTGatagattgaaaaagaaataaaatgaactgTAGGGATGGTAATAAGCAGGGATGTTGGTAGAGTCTCACCTGTGATTTCCGCCTACGATACACGTGgtagggatgatggtagagtcccgcctgtaaTTTCCGCTTACAGTGCACGCAGTAAGGATGGAGATAAACAGGAATgatggtagagtcctgcctaaGATTCCCGTCTACAGTGTTCATTGGATATTTAGgccattttatggaaaaatggaGGGGTTTGGATAAATGGATTTATCTGGACCATTTTCTCGAAAAATGGTGGATTGCTATGTGGGCCGTTTTCTGGGAAAACGGGGGATATGTTTTAATGGATTTGTTTTGGGGCTAAATGGGATTTTTAGCGTGTgttggaaaataatcattttctagaaaaatgaggTTTTGGggtttcatgcatatttcatcatatgcacgcatatttgttattgcatgaatatatttttatttctttgtctGTTTGGTCTATTACTTACATGCGGTACTGTTTTTTGGTATTCTAGATTTTGATGTAGGGGATGAAGTAGGGCCTacggatgcggctccgctggaggaATGACCTGGGGTCGCTTTCTCGCGTGTTGGGATTTGTTTCCTGTTTTGAATCATATATTtggttttattatgttttcaCTGGATAACTGTAATATCTTTTGAAatgcttttatttaaatttatatttaaaattttgttacttAGTCAACCTATTTAATTTATCCATtgcatttttgttgtacactttctgTATGTACACACATTTGATACTTATCGTTGGGATGtatgacccatgttgtcatcatcttaGACGCCTCGATTCCCAAGTTTTCGTACGTGGGGGTCTGGGGCCTCACAtgatttgtgatatttttttaaaaaataagttaaattgaTGAATCCAGGCTAAGTTTTCCGAGTCTCTGATCAGGATCACATATTACCCTACAAATTTACTTTGCAAATgtgaattatatattaattgatttaaaaaatattatatttctttctaaaattataatttagagaaataatatttacagtcgtgagtATGTAAGCGccgtacaattattttaaaaaagtcaaTAAAATTGGAAcctacaataaaagaaaattaattttttaatagtaaaatccactcttttcaaagtgattgcatGATCTTTGCACACTTTacgattgtatgtagcattactctttttaaaattccatcattttgtttttcaatattttgaGAATGTTAGATTTTTGGAGCCGCTTGTATTTCTCTTTTGATCGTCTAAAATCTgcatttattcaaaaaaaaagagggggggggggataaaaacaataaaatatatatgaatcaaCATAAAACTTATAATTCACATGATAGatctttgaaaaggaaaaagaaaaaattgcaacctttctaacaattagaaatattatCATGTACAGAGATTTACCTCTATTTATTTGATCTGAAAAACCCTGAAAAATTTGCAAACGCATATATTGGCATGTTATCTGTTCCCAAGTCCTGAAGTTTGGTTCTTTGGCAAATGATTAAATGATGTCCTTGATGATCACAATGATCATCACatgcaaggaaaataaaaataattaagaaacatgtttgtatctaatattattatatctatGGGGGCCATGGCCACTCAAGAATATTATAGGAAATTAAGCATACCTGCAATCTTGTGGAACACTCCATGAGGATGGTGGTGAAGCTGTCATATTTGAGAGCAATGACATGTATTTTTTCCAATCCTCGAGCAAGATTCTAAGGTCATGAACTTTTTTGTCAAGACCAACGCAACAATTTGCATGCATTGTGCACACTTTGTTAAGATCTCGGCTCGGTTCGCAAAAGCCACCAAAGTAGGCAGTATCAAGAAACCTCATTTTCAGTCCAATATTGGTGATTAATGGATCACCTTTGATCATGTTAAGTACATCTTGGTCATGCTTTCCTGGATATGCCTCTCGGCTTCTGTACCAGAACTTGTAAAATTGAATTGTCCGATTATTCGATTTTACAAAGTTAAATCCGCCATTTGGATTGTTATTTACATCATACGAGTTACCAAAGAATTGATCACAAGCAATTTGGAAATCCGCTTCTAAATAGAAATGTTGAAATGGATCTCGAAGCCACATAATATCAGTATCCTGGTAATTAATTgaagaaattaaacaaaatttgtgAGTTACATCtaaccacatcaatttataaaatgatatatatggaGCTCTTAAATTATAGAGTTGCATAATGCATGCACTTGGTCATTAGGTATGCTGTTTAAATTAAGgaattttatttatgatgaTGCTCATGTGATCCCAAAGGTTGAGGTTTAAACCCTTAACAATAGGAATCGAGGATGAATTATGTCATGGCTCCGAGTTGTGAATGGGGGGACCTATAAACTGAATTAAAACATCGAGGTATTAGTTCGGTGCTAATAAGGTGGGTCGCCACGAACgacaaattctaaaatatggTGGAATGTTATAATCCTGAGGGTGAAGGGGTTTAACCGAATCAGTATTCAGTGTGTGGTGATCTTACAACTACGGTTATGCCCTTAAAACATGTATGATAATGGACTcgttctcttctttctcttccccCGTTTTTACTTTTTATCGTCGAAATCATCAACACATCCAACTACTTAGACACATAATCAAGATTTAAGAACATATATAACCATAGAAAGAATGATTTTGTAATGTTAACTATTGATTACATGAATGTAACTAGCATGGTGTTGTACTAAAGAGAATAATGGACAATTATACGTACCGTGAATACAAAGTTGTAGCCCATCTCAAGGATAGAAGCGAAAAGATCAATCCTTGCCCACATCATCTCTAAGTAAGATTTGGTCATGAATAAAGCCTCACCCGTATAATTGACTCCTTTACTATCCGGATGATAGCAATGGAAGTTTAGAGCTAAGCAACGAGCATATGCCTTTTGGTCCATGCATATTATTACCAAATGATTCAAAAGCCTCCGTGTTCCATTCCCAATGCGAAAACTctccaaaaataaatcaaacatagAATTTGGTTCTATCCATGCCTCATTCAAAGTAGTCAAGATCACTGTTCTATCCTCCATGGCTGCATCTTTCAGAACTCTATTCAACACCCAACTGCCTTTTTCCTGATAAAAAAGTATAccaaaaatggaaaataaattaaagtaaattaattaatattggatTAATTCTTGGACATGGGGTTTCAGTTTTCAACATAGTTGGCAACAAGGAGATTAATTAATAAAGtcttccctctttctctctctcttatcaGACTAGAAAAATCTGCTAACATGCATGCACCCAAGCAACatagaaaattaaaagacaTAGCCAAGAGATAGAAGCGAAAAATCACATGCATGGCCTAAGGCTGCCTAATTTCCAAGCCATAGTCATAAAGGAGCGCAGAGATATTAGCTAGGTTAATGCAAAGAAAGTCAAGGAGATGAAAGTCCTGTATGccacatatgcatgcatgcctgcCTGCCATCCCCAGAAATATAGATCTAGAACTTGATTTTTTAGTCCATATAAGAAAATTCTAATGGCTGCATGTTAGTCGTTTCAATCAATCAGATATAGAGAAATGCTATACCAAAGCCTATTACACCATTCAATCAATTAGATCCACTAATTAATATGTGATTCGTCATTTTtgtcattctatttaaatacacacatatttaaatattaagatagaaTGACAAAAATGACTAATCACATGTTGATTAGgtggagatatatatatatatatagtgtacgTAAGACTTCTATATAGAATTTctcatcacatatatatatatatatatcatgtatatctTATAAGTTCAAATTTCCTGGTCATCTAGAACACATGAATGGAATGCTCAAGtgagatatggaagaaaaaggaaaagaaaggtggGTAGGAAAGAAAGGTAGAACGAAAAGCGCATGAGAGCCGTGGGCTCCAAATTCAACGAAGGctacaacatgcatgaaaggcATGCAAATTCCATAAGTGCCCTTTGAAAAGTAGGATTCATATGGAAAAAATACTTCTGGAAATTGCACGCCCCAatcctctctctcgctctctatATATGATCAGAAATTCTACATAAAAGTTTTACACCATACAATTCCACCTAATTAAtaagtaatttattatttttattattatattttaatgtttaaatatatatttatttacaaatactatttattatccacacaccacacactatCATATAATTTATCACATATTGGTAATTTGTGTTATAGAGAACGATAAGTAAAATTTTCGTGTTTAAATAGAatgtcaaaaaataagaaaaatgatatttgtgatCGTAGAGTACGCTGATGCTGCtcaatctctttgaaaaaaataagtaaatataaaatttacataaaaaaattaattttttaaaagtgaactctacttttttttaaaacgattacgtTACGATAGCATATTCTACGAccgtatttaatattattcaattaataaatcacatattaatgATGTATAAGTATGTGATGGAAgacttatttataataatttcacatacatatatatatatatatatatatatatatatataaattgactTCGCTTTGGATCGTGGACTGAATGTTGTGCATCCCCAGCGACAGTCCAACCCACTTGGCCCCTCCACGGCTCCACGCATTAATGGCCAGAAAAATACTTCcgagaaaaacaaaatatttccatatttcaatCATTCATGTATGGAtgtggtttttcttttcttttctttttctaaaatacatgcacatgaagtTATTAACATATTTTCAGTGgtcttaatttaattattttcttttggttaAATTAAGATGTCAGAGAAGATTCCCACTTCCTTTAATTATTTCCGAAATAACATGCATCCACAGCTCATGTATTTTACTCTATTGggaatattaattattactttttttatttttttttatcgattttaaactttaataattttgtaaatctaAAAGAACCCATCAATAAAGTTATAGAAATATCCATAAACATCTACATGTTAGTttgaatcatatatatttcctcaacatgtaattaaaatatagatattatttaaaagaaaaatattttaattccatGGAGAGATTTCTatagaataattatattctaatgactttggaAATCATTCAGTTTGAAAATATGCACACAAAATGGAATGCAGTTCTACCTTAAACTCCATACCCTGTCATGTCAAAAACACCtcaatttcctctctctctctctctctctctctctctctcatccattATTGACCATTAGACTGCAGAATCGAAGCATCTAAAGCCGATCATGAAAGGAATATCCGTGCCTCTCATGGTGTTTAAACTCATCCAGTACTGGTTTCAAAACTCTTCAttaattaaacaaacaaaaacaaacaagttcaaacctTTATGATCAAAAGAACCCAACTTCAAACATGCTGGTGATTCTGAAGAACTAtataaggaaaagaagaaactaaCCGTTGACgagaaaagatgaaaagaagaaCTGGTTGGAAGAAATCCAAAGGGTGAGGAGGAGTTCTGAAGAATCAGGATGAAGACTACTATTCCCCCAAACAGAAGCAGCGTGGCTTTAGCCAAACGCCTGAGGAAGACATGGTGACCGCTCGAAATGGTTGTCTTATTGATATTGTCAGGACTGCTGGTGGTGTCTGAAGCAACCTCAGAAATGGTCATCCCTAGCTGTTGCTCTTCAGAATAGAAGTCTTCTTCTTTCTCGATCTTCTGATATTCTGTTTGATCCATTAAACTATGCAGGATCTTGAATTTTTATAGCCCCAAGCCAGCTATGCTCGCTCTTCTTGTCTATTGCCCTGTCACTCTTCTCAATCAAtttaataaacaataattaataaaaaaaacaaaaaaaaaaaactagaaatcTGGAGCataatccttaaaaaaatatgcactAAAGTCGTTGGTAGAGAGccacagaaagagagagagagttgcaagtggcaaaataataatgaaaatattaaataagatagGACAGCAGAGCTACGTGATTAgtttctaaattaaaattaaggtaGCGGAGACTGCTAAGATGCGGTTTGGACagtaaattaaaatgataaatttgatttaagattaaaattaaaaattaaataaaatattatttttaatattattattattttataatttaaaaaaattaaattatttattatattttaagtgaaaattttaaaaaattataataataagatgagatgagatgaaatatttttactattcaaaCGAAACCTAAAGTATTATTTGGAAAACgagattttatattaaaatttttaactcaaaatattgttagaatattattattattttataatttaaaaaaattaaattaaattttaaaaaaatcgtaattatacgataaaataaaataaaataatttctcaatttaaatgGTCCGaagtctatataatatattattattattaatttaatatagcCTGTTTCGTTTTATAAGTCAAGTCAGAGATATGAGATGTATTTACAAGAAAATTAGGTTGGAAGGATTGTATATTCTTAAAATTTGTGGAGCCCTTTATCACGAAAAGATGATGTcaagaaagagaaaatgttTCATCTAGGGTGGGCTAGGACCGAGGGTGCTTAATTTGCCATAACCAGCACGTACACGTAAGTAGGACTCAGAACTAGAGTTTCATTGATGAGCCCCTCCTatctagaaatagaattttctttCCTTGACAATTGTCAATTCCAAATTTGATTAAAAGataaggttttgatgaaaattaAAGTTATTGAATATATTAATCCACGTAAGACAATCtattttaaagtaaaaataataatataatattatatattttaataataatttttttatatttttttaatatattctatatattaattaataatttaatttttacttaaaattattatttctaaactattttttatatcaacctAATTATCCGACATATTATAGTCttgtttacaaaaaatatttcctaaAAAATGGGGATATAATATAGTCTTGTTTActaataaaagttttaaaaagaatttaataattaaagtcttgtggattatttgtgaataaaatATGGGTTTGATGGACAAATAGTGACtctcaaactttaaaaattCCTTTAAAGTTACGGTAGGTCAAAGGTTTTTAACTAGTCCAATGCATGTCATTTATACAATCCTATTGctctaatatttaaaaaatcttaataatttatcttctaatttgtgtatatattttttcaaaaccttgaagtatataaatatatatttatagcgcATTGAGTTTGTATATTTATCTTTGTAAGTAAATAACAACAGATTGTTATTGTTGATGCATTTTTACGGCATATTCAAGGTCAAACAATACGGTTAAATCGTCTATAATAATGGCTTGGGCATTGATACTGTACTCAGATGTTTACATGGTTTGATATACAAGCCCATATCTACGAGTAGTTAGGGAGTGAAATCTATTATATTCGGTGATTTTACAATCTCTTGTGACTTCTCAATACAATTGAGGAAAATTACCATTGGAGGGAGGTGGACAAAGATGTTATCCTTGTAGGAATTTGGAGACGAGAGGGAGCTCGACCTTGATATGCAAAGATTGATTCTCTCATCTTATAGAGAtttatttcattcattcatgCGTAGTTGAGTCTTACCTGCCCTAAatcattttcacatttttatttgTGAGTTGAcctcttttaattatatctctTACTTGTCCTAGTGTTGAGCTTCTAATGAGATGGATGGATCGTGTTCATATTATATTCAACCGTTGTATATAATAAGTAAGGGAAagttctattaatattaatgtggcaaaatttatatatttcctTTTGATCCTTGACGACttttcccagaaaaataaaaataaataaagcaagtGCCAAAAGTGGGTAAAAAAGAACGTGAAGGGCCGGCGTACAAATTCATGCTAATTAAacaaatatgatataaaaaccCAATGAATAtgtggtatttaatttattggacGAACATTGAACATTGACGAAGTAGCAAGGAAAATTCTTGGGAAGTCCGAAAATAAACGTGTTTGCTGTATTTATGTTCTTTTCAAGTACTTGGCCCACCCCTTCCATCACATGAATGTCTTTCCCTGGCGGTTCATAACACGAGAGCTTGCTGCACGGCAAGAAAagccttttaattttcattgtgtgaacaacgtttctttcttttctttttttcttttcctgtgTACTTTGTTGGGAACATCATATGATCTTTGAAGTTTAAGATTTAACTAAATTAGTATGTAATAATCACAAGATTTAATCTTTTAACACATAATAACAAAAGCTTTTTTGACTCTTGAGGAAGTGTTTTGTGTATTTGCGATTATTGGTGTTTTAAAATGGACAGCTTTTCAGAGctgttttaatttttaggaaattttgaataaaattaggTTTGATCACTAAAAGTCAACCCAaactcatttaatttaattaaaaggaTTAGGAAAAGGTAAGAAGGATTTTGTAAATGCATAAATTCACACAACATGCTAAAATGGAGGAAAGATTTATCCACGCTCCAAAATGGTAATTTGAGCATCAATATGGTGCTCTTCgcgtttatttataaaataaatagtaaataagcgtataaaaatatatatagagacaTAGATTTAAGTGGTTTGAAATAAAAGCTTATATTCATGGGTTATTTGGAGGCAAAATTCACTATAATAGAcaattttacaatctctcatgaCCTCACACATCTCTCAATATAACTGAGGACTTTAGGATTTTGAGAGGCTGAAAATGATGCCTCTTTTAAGAGAATATCTTTTGGAGTCACTGGGCATGGTGGAGTTTGTGCCTAAGAAGACGTAGAGATCTCCTCCTTTTATAGATGTCTCTTTCCTTTATTTGAGTGATTGAGTCTTGCCTTCTGAATCCCTTTCCTTTAAAAAGTTTGAATCAACTTACCTTATCTCTTCCATTATTACTAGTTATAGGTTTTCAATGGGATGGACTCAATCAACTTTATTCCTAACAAATACCCGCAATTCTTAAGGTCAACTTATTCAGTAAGAATGCCTTAAGAATCTTTAAGTCAATAATttgtagaaaaaataaattccaaaaaGCTTGTTTGCATGAAAGCTTTCTTGATAATTGAGTGTTTAGATGGTCGCATGTGACTGTTTATCACAAACGTATATTCCCGTTGAGAgtaatgtttttgtttttaataaccTTAC
This is a stretch of genomic DNA from Carya illinoinensis cultivar Pawnee chromosome 15, C.illinoinensisPawnee_v1, whole genome shotgun sequence. It encodes these proteins:
- the LOC122297614 gene encoding uncharacterized protein At4g15970-like isoform X2 gives rise to the protein MDQTEYQKIEKEEDFYSEEQQLGMTISEVASDTTSSPDNINKTTISSGHHVFLRRLAKATLLLFGGIVVFILILQNSSSPFGFLPTSSSFHLFSSTEKGSWVLNRVLKDAAMEDRTVILTTLNEAWIEPNSMFDLFLESFRIGNGTRRLLNHLVIICMDQKAYARCLALNFHCYHPDSKGVNYTGEALFMTKSYLEMMWARIDLFASILEMGYNFVFTDTDIMWLRDPFQHFYLEADFQIACDQFFGNSYDVNNNPNGGFNFVKSNNRTIQFYKFWYRSREAYPGKHDQDVLNMIKGDPLITNIGLKMRFLDTAYFGGFCEPSRDLNKVCTMHANCCVGLDKKVHDLRILLEDWKKYMSLLSNMTASPPSSWSVPQDCRVFQIK
- the LOC122297614 gene encoding uncharacterized protein At4g15970-like isoform X1, whose product is MDQTEYQKIEKEEDFYSEEQQLGMTISEVASDTTSSPDNINKTTISSGHHVFLRRLAKATLLLFGGIVVFILILQNSSSPFGFLPTSSSFHLFSSTEKGSWVLNRVLKDAAMEDRTVILTTLNEAWIEPNSMFDLFLESFRIGNGTRRLLNHLVIICMDQKAYARCLALNFHCYHPDSKGVNYTGEALFMTKSYLEMMWARIDLFASILEMGYNFVFTDTDIMWLRDPFQHFYLEADFQIACDQFFGNSYDVNNNPNGGFNFVKSNNRTIQFYKFWYRSREAYPGKHDQDVLNMIKGDPLITNIGLKMRFLDTAYFGGFCEPSRDLNKVCTMHANCCVGLDKKVHDLRILLEDWKKYMSLLSNMTASPPSSWSVPQDCRTSFNHLPKNQTSGLGNR